One window of the Herbiconiux sp. L3-i23 genome contains the following:
- a CDS encoding TetR family transcriptional regulator codes for MPQQDAGAAHREAVDSFRGRPAATSRGEIERAAFVLFETYGFGDTTIAMIAAELGVSPRTVTRYFPSKNDIPWGAFDATLPRFHDILATTPDDLPLWARIHDGVLRFNEFPDDARPSHRARMSLIFSTPSLQAHSVLRNARWKAEIERFVVGQLGPEAEGSALPNVAGQVSMALATSAYEQWLASGAVANSDLIAIMNRSMSALRDYLRET; via the coding sequence GTGCCGCAGCAGGATGCCGGGGCCGCCCATCGAGAGGCTGTCGACAGCTTCCGCGGTCGCCCCGCGGCCACCTCCCGCGGTGAGATCGAGCGCGCGGCGTTCGTCCTGTTCGAGACGTACGGCTTCGGCGACACGACCATTGCGATGATCGCCGCGGAACTCGGCGTATCGCCGCGCACCGTCACCCGCTACTTCCCGTCGAAGAACGACATCCCTTGGGGGGCCTTCGATGCGACGCTCCCGCGCTTCCATGACATCCTCGCCACGACCCCGGATGATCTGCCGCTGTGGGCAAGGATCCACGACGGTGTCCTGCGTTTCAACGAGTTCCCGGACGATGCCCGGCCGTCCCACCGCGCCCGTATGAGCCTGATCTTCTCGACGCCGTCGCTGCAGGCGCATTCGGTGCTGCGCAACGCCCGGTGGAAGGCGGAGATCGAGCGCTTCGTCGTCGGGCAGCTCGGACCCGAAGCAGAAGGGAGCGCCCTGCCCAACGTCGCCGGTCAGGTCAGCATGGCGCTGGCCACGTCGGCCTACGAGCAGTGGCTCGCCTCCGGCGCCGTCGCGAACAGCGACCTCATCGCCATCATGAATCGCTCCATGTCGGCCCTGCGCGACTATCTCCGCGAGACCTGA
- a CDS encoding DUF429 domain-containing protein: MQYFGVDLAWGVGSAARPANESGLVVIDERGVVIDAGWARGVDEVAEWITERMAGGAVVAADGPLVVHNAPRIMRECEREVGRRYGRWGFSAYPSHPGLGWLSGVALRERLESAGIAYTDGTRVSAADELVMFECYPSTTIVGMPELGYDERKPRYKGRDPKLSPAESRVTRAAICDELIQRVATLRDADPPVDLMSHPVTAALVSEPSPLSDRVYKHREDLLDAVLCAWTASIWHRHGEARTLILGRDSEPDESGRRATIVAPARAEHRAVMPAGR, encoded by the coding sequence GTGCAGTACTTCGGTGTCGACCTCGCGTGGGGTGTCGGGTCCGCCGCGCGGCCGGCGAATGAGTCGGGTCTCGTGGTGATCGATGAGCGCGGCGTCGTGATCGATGCGGGGTGGGCCCGCGGCGTGGATGAGGTCGCCGAGTGGATCACTGAACGGATGGCCGGGGGCGCGGTCGTCGCCGCCGACGGGCCGCTCGTGGTTCACAATGCGCCGAGGATTATGCGGGAGTGCGAACGCGAGGTCGGTCGACGGTATGGGCGGTGGGGGTTCTCCGCGTATCCGTCGCATCCGGGGCTCGGGTGGTTGAGCGGTGTGGCGCTGCGGGAGCGGCTCGAGAGTGCGGGGATCGCGTACACCGACGGCACTCGCGTCTCGGCCGCCGACGAGCTCGTCATGTTCGAGTGCTATCCGAGCACCACGATCGTCGGGATGCCCGAGCTCGGCTACGACGAACGCAAGCCGCGGTACAAAGGGCGCGATCCGAAGTTGTCGCCCGCGGAGAGTCGAGTGACTCGGGCCGCGATCTGCGATGAGTTGATTCAACGAGTGGCGACGCTGCGGGATGCGGATCCGCCGGTCGATCTGATGAGTCACCCGGTCACTGCCGCGTTGGTTTCGGAGCCGTCGCCGCTGAGCGACCGCGTATACAAGCATCGGGAGGACTTGCTCGACGCGGTCCTCTGCGCGTGGACGGCGAGCATCTGGCACCGGCATGGCGAAGCTCGCACGCTGATCCTCGGCCGGGACTCGGAGCCGGACGAGTCGGGTCGGCGGGCGACGATCGTGGCGCCGGCGAGGGCCGAGCACCGGGCGGTGATGCCGGCTGGTCGCTGA
- the mftF gene encoding mycofactocin biosynthesis glycosyltransferase MftF (Members of this protein family, MftF, are glycosyltransferases, members of PF00535 (glycosyl transferase family 2). The encoding gene is found as part of the mycofactocin cassette, in Mycobacterium tuberculosis, many other Actinobacteria, and occasional members of other lineages. Mycofactocin itself, a putative redox carrier, is a heavily modified derivative of the C-terminal Val-Tyr dipeptide of the mycofactocin precursor MftA (TIGR03969).) has translation MATPEVGARWSMPFPEPPVRTRVTSEFTTRVPLAWTSGVALRAGEVTIGGSPWAVTRLPESVLPFARKLYAANRTGITASTPEEQDAAVYLLDRGIADPLPSSEAQAEKPSDVEIVVPVYGDPGPLERCLASLDAEGVPVIVVDDASPAPHAARIRQLAEKHGARLIVRTENGGPGAARTDGFKASTAPIVAFIDADAIASPKWVSRLRPIFEDPLVGAVGPRVLPDVKGTSDIELYEEARSELDMGADPSRVVFGVPAGWLPTASAIVRRSAVTEPPFDPTIRLGEDVDLFWRMHEAGWTVRYVTDVVNHHEVRTRIADFTSRRAGYGGSAADLEIRHPGRLTPASPSLAGLAVIATLSNKRGWVRLLALPIAGYELVRQRRMLGPDMPLSVAIEMTGRSLFSDAFWTGHLLRRDWWPVGWGVLALTPFSRLARGVAAAMAWEPVRDHLLRPTRLGPVKSLALRLLDDASYGTGVIRGAIRRGVPAVVLPRVRFPSWPRRTTSGGVSMQAGPQVADPQ, from the coding sequence ATGGCCACCCCTGAAGTCGGCGCGCGCTGGAGCATGCCGTTCCCCGAGCCTCCCGTCCGCACGCGAGTCACGTCCGAGTTCACGACGCGGGTGCCGCTCGCGTGGACCTCAGGCGTGGCTCTGCGCGCGGGTGAGGTCACGATCGGCGGATCTCCGTGGGCGGTCACTCGACTACCTGAGTCGGTGCTCCCCTTCGCGCGGAAGCTCTACGCGGCGAACCGCACCGGCATCACCGCGTCCACTCCAGAGGAGCAAGACGCTGCGGTCTACCTGCTCGACCGCGGTATCGCCGACCCGCTGCCGTCGTCGGAAGCGCAGGCGGAGAAGCCGTCGGATGTCGAGATCGTCGTCCCCGTCTACGGCGACCCCGGCCCGCTCGAGCGGTGCCTCGCGTCGCTCGATGCCGAAGGGGTGCCCGTGATCGTCGTCGACGACGCCTCACCGGCCCCGCACGCGGCCCGCATCCGGCAGCTCGCGGAGAAGCACGGCGCCCGGCTCATCGTGCGAACGGAGAACGGCGGGCCGGGAGCGGCGCGCACCGACGGGTTCAAGGCGTCCACCGCGCCGATCGTCGCGTTCATCGATGCCGATGCGATCGCGTCGCCGAAGTGGGTATCCCGGCTTCGCCCGATCTTCGAAGACCCTCTCGTCGGGGCGGTCGGCCCCCGAGTACTTCCCGACGTGAAGGGCACGTCCGACATCGAGCTGTACGAAGAGGCGCGCTCCGAGCTCGACATGGGCGCCGACCCGAGCCGGGTCGTCTTCGGCGTCCCCGCCGGCTGGCTGCCCACCGCCTCCGCCATCGTCAGGCGAAGCGCCGTCACGGAACCCCCGTTCGATCCCACGATCCGCTTGGGAGAGGACGTCGACCTGTTCTGGCGCATGCACGAGGCGGGGTGGACCGTGCGCTACGTCACCGACGTCGTCAACCATCACGAGGTGCGCACGAGGATCGCCGACTTCACGTCCCGTCGCGCCGGGTACGGCGGCTCTGCCGCAGACCTCGAGATACGGCATCCCGGCAGGCTGACCCCCGCCAGTCCGTCGCTCGCAGGACTCGCGGTCATCGCGACACTCTCGAACAAGAGGGGGTGGGTCCGCCTGCTGGCGCTCCCCATCGCCGGTTATGAGCTTGTGCGTCAGCGACGGATGCTCGGGCCCGACATGCCGCTGTCGGTCGCGATCGAGATGACCGGCAGATCGCTGTTCTCCGACGCGTTCTGGACGGGGCACCTGTTGCGCCGCGACTGGTGGCCCGTTGGCTGGGGCGTTCTCGCGCTGACCCCGTTCTCCCGCCTGGCCCGTGGCGTCGCCGCGGCGATGGCGTGGGAGCCGGTGCGCGATCACCTGCTGCGTCCCACACGGCTCGGCCCCGTGAAGAGCCTTGCGTTGCGGCTGCTCGACGACGCCTCGTACGGGACCGGGGTGATCCGTGGGGCGATCCGCAGGGGCGTGCCCGCGGTCGTACTCCCCCGCGTGCGTTTCCCCTCCTGGCCGCGGAGGACGACGTCGGGCGGCGTGTCGATGCAAGCCGGACCGCAAGTCGCGGACCCCCAGTAG
- a CDS encoding ABC transporter substrate-binding protein, whose translation MSSRANRSVLLLSLSLVVGLAATGCSSDSGEPGSSDQPIKIGAISSLTGPAPFPEVPGAAQAVFDQVNDEGGINGRMIEYFSEDDGADPAKASQSARRLVDEEGVVAMVGGASLVECSANAAFYEQRDVVNIMGTGVEPSCFGSRNIAPVNAGTFNGYESLLWFAKDELEAERICPVILKSEGLTEPYLALLDAWQDKAGMTFAHVDTSVNLGDDPTPAILAVKDAGCDAVAVNPTEPEGVSFMNTVQQQGVLDQADWLMLSNVYTDSAIEALQAQGTTDGVYANSEFLPASADAPEVAEWRETLEAADVPITSLSEGGYVAAQILVEVLRSIDGEITAESVAEALRGAGEIENPLMGMPYVFDDSDAHNPNRASMMVRATENGWEPVGDWVEVPE comes from the coding sequence ATGTCGTCGCGCGCCAACCGGAGTGTCCTGCTGCTGTCGCTGTCCCTCGTCGTCGGCCTCGCGGCGACCGGCTGCTCGTCGGATTCGGGAGAGCCAGGCAGTTCCGATCAGCCCATCAAGATCGGAGCCATCAGCTCGCTCACCGGTCCCGCGCCCTTCCCCGAGGTACCCGGAGCCGCGCAGGCGGTGTTCGACCAGGTGAACGACGAGGGCGGAATCAACGGGCGCATGATCGAGTACTTCTCCGAGGACGACGGGGCCGATCCTGCCAAGGCCAGCCAGTCGGCCCGTCGACTCGTCGACGAAGAGGGCGTCGTCGCGATGGTCGGCGGGGCCAGCCTCGTCGAGTGCAGCGCCAACGCGGCCTTCTACGAGCAGCGCGACGTCGTGAACATCATGGGCACGGGCGTCGAGCCGTCCTGCTTCGGTTCGAGGAACATCGCGCCCGTCAACGCCGGCACCTTCAACGGCTACGAGAGCCTCCTCTGGTTCGCCAAGGATGAGCTCGAGGCGGAGCGGATCTGCCCGGTGATCCTCAAGAGCGAGGGGCTCACCGAGCCGTACCTGGCATTGCTCGACGCGTGGCAAGACAAGGCGGGCATGACGTTCGCGCACGTCGACACGTCGGTCAATCTCGGCGACGACCCGACCCCGGCGATTCTCGCCGTGAAGGATGCGGGCTGCGATGCTGTCGCTGTGAACCCCACCGAGCCCGAGGGTGTGTCGTTCATGAACACCGTCCAGCAGCAGGGCGTCCTCGATCAGGCCGATTGGCTGATGCTGTCCAACGTCTACACCGACTCCGCCATCGAGGCGTTGCAGGCGCAGGGAACGACCGATGGCGTGTACGCCAACTCCGAGTTCCTCCCCGCCTCCGCCGACGCTCCCGAAGTCGCCGAGTGGCGCGAGACCCTGGAAGCGGCTGATGTGCCGATCACCTCGCTGTCCGAGGGCGGCTACGTGGCGGCGCAGATCCTCGTCGAGGTGCTGAGGAGCATCGACGGAGAGATCACCGCAGAATCGGTGGCAGAGGCCCTGCGCGGCGCCGGCGAGATCGAGAACCCGCTCATGGGTATGCCGTACGTGTTCGACGACTCCGATGCGCACAATCCGAACCGGGCGAGCATGATGGTGCGGGCGACGGAGAACGGGTGGGAGCCCGTCGGCGACTGGGTCGAGGTTCCGGAG
- the mftD gene encoding pre-mycofactocin synthase MftD (MftD, an enzyme found in the mycofactocin biosynthesis locus, performs an oxidative deamination of 3-amino-5-[(p-hydroxyphenyl)methyl]-4,4-dimethyl-2-pyrrolidinone (AHDP). The resulting compound, now called pre-mycofactocin (PMFT), is a biologically active redox cofactor that can oxidize the non-exchangeable NADH of TIGR03971 family SDR-type oxidoreductases.), with translation MSKIWPWVKNPWFETVLEAQRRTKKFLPASVYAALVAGSERGRTPQDNVSAFAELEFKPKVAGHKAERDLSTTILGVPVSMPVMISPTGVQAIRPEGEVAVAKAAARRGTIMGLSSFASKSVEEVTAANPNTFFQMYWTGSKDDILQRMERARAAGAKALITTTDWSFSIGRDWGSPSIPEKMNFPAVYKMMPEGIVRPKWTLTWLRAGLPDLTAPNLKPPTGPAPTFFQAYGEWSRTPPPTWEDLEWLREQWGGPFMVKGISRIDDAKHAVDIGADAISVSNHGGNNLDTTPAPIRCLPGIADAVGDQIEVLLDGGIRRGGDVAKALALGAHAVMIGRAYLWGLGANGQKGVENVLDLLRMGLDSAVLGLGHSSISELSRDDLYVPAGFERAFGADGDAAPAAAPQQRKTKKPVADRPIEKTIQ, from the coding sequence ATGAGCAAGATCTGGCCGTGGGTGAAGAATCCCTGGTTCGAAACGGTGCTCGAGGCGCAGCGCCGCACCAAGAAGTTCCTTCCGGCGTCGGTGTATGCGGCGCTCGTGGCGGGATCCGAGAGGGGCCGCACGCCGCAGGACAACGTGAGCGCCTTCGCCGAACTCGAGTTCAAGCCGAAGGTCGCAGGCCACAAGGCCGAACGCGACCTGTCGACCACCATCCTCGGGGTTCCGGTGTCGATGCCGGTGATGATCTCCCCCACCGGTGTACAGGCGATCCGCCCCGAGGGTGAGGTCGCCGTCGCGAAGGCCGCCGCGCGCCGCGGCACCATCATGGGCCTCAGCAGCTTCGCCTCGAAGTCGGTCGAGGAAGTCACGGCGGCGAACCCCAACACGTTCTTCCAGATGTATTGGACGGGGTCGAAAGACGACATCCTGCAGCGCATGGAACGCGCGAGGGCGGCGGGCGCCAAGGCGCTCATCACCACCACCGACTGGTCGTTCTCGATCGGCCGCGACTGGGGCAGCCCCTCGATCCCGGAGAAGATGAACTTCCCGGCCGTCTACAAGATGATGCCTGAGGGCATCGTGCGGCCCAAGTGGACGCTGACCTGGCTGAGGGCGGGCCTGCCCGACCTCACTGCGCCGAACTTGAAGCCCCCGACCGGCCCGGCGCCCACGTTCTTCCAGGCCTATGGCGAGTGGTCGCGGACACCGCCCCCCACCTGGGAAGACCTCGAGTGGTTGCGTGAACAGTGGGGCGGCCCGTTCATGGTCAAGGGCATCTCCCGCATCGACGATGCCAAGCACGCGGTCGACATCGGCGCCGACGCGATCTCCGTGTCGAACCACGGCGGCAACAACCTCGACACCACCCCGGCGCCGATCCGTTGTCTCCCCGGCATCGCCGACGCCGTGGGCGACCAGATCGAGGTGCTCCTCGACGGCGGCATCCGCCGCGGCGGTGACGTCGCCAAGGCGCTAGCACTCGGCGCTCACGCCGTGATGATCGGCCGCGCCTACCTCTGGGGTCTCGGCGCGAACGGTCAGAAGGGCGTCGAGAACGTCCTCGACCTGCTGCGCATGGGACTCGATTCGGCCGTGCTCGGCCTCGGGCACTCGTCTATCTCGGAGCTCAGCCGGGACGACCTCTACGTTCCCGCGGGCTTCGAGCGCGCGTTCGGCGCCGACGGCGATGCCGCTCCGGCAGCCGCGCCGCAGCAGAGGAAGACGAAGAAGCCGGTGGCCGACCGCCCCATCGAGAAGACCATCCAGTAA
- the mftF gene encoding mycofactocin biosynthesis glycosyltransferase MftF (Members of this protein family, MftF, are glycosyltransferases, members of PF00535 (glycosyl transferase family 2). The encoding gene is found as part of the mycofactocin cassette, in Mycobacterium tuberculosis, many other Actinobacteria, and occasional members of other lineages. Mycofactocin itself, a putative redox carrier, is a heavily modified derivative of the C-terminal Val-Tyr dipeptide of the mycofactocin precursor MftA (TIGR03969).) yields the protein MTDRTRTASWRRSRRAPAPTVEKVERIAYAGAARIAWTTGVRLRAGRVIVGGSPSEVTVLPPDTLPFARRLFAAGRAGLIASNPVEQRAALELLDRGIADPLPMPAGEATRPTDVDVVVPVRGDAGVLADCLAALAQEGLPVTVVDDASEPAEAARIRRLTLRYGARLVVRETNGGPGAARATGVAATERPFVAFVDADVVAAPAWVSQLRPLFDDPLVGAVAPRVGPLITGASAIEGYEQRHSSVDMGEEPSRVVYGVPVNFLPTASVIVRRSALPDPPFDPELRVGEDVDLFWRMSDAGWTVRYAPDVVSHHRVRTSLRDFVGRRVSYGTGAASLDARHPNRLIPAWLSVIGLSMIAVLTSRHRWVRALVLPIAALEFLRQRRVLGSEVPASVAVEMTGRSLYNDAYWLGHLLRREWWPIGWAVLAVTPFSRVARVVAACMMWPPIRDHILSTSRVDPARGLALRMMDDASYGTGVIVGAARRREFTVIGPRVHVPRWTKA from the coding sequence GTGACCGATAGGACGCGCACCGCGTCGTGGCGACGCTCGCGCCGGGCCCCGGCGCCGACGGTCGAGAAGGTCGAGCGCATCGCCTATGCGGGCGCGGCTCGGATCGCGTGGACGACCGGGGTCCGCTTGCGGGCGGGCAGGGTCATCGTCGGCGGGTCGCCGTCGGAGGTCACGGTACTGCCGCCGGACACGCTGCCATTCGCGAGGCGACTGTTCGCTGCGGGACGCGCGGGGCTCATCGCCTCGAATCCCGTCGAGCAGCGAGCTGCGCTCGAGCTCCTCGATCGGGGCATCGCGGATCCACTTCCGATGCCAGCCGGGGAGGCGACGCGGCCGACGGACGTCGACGTCGTGGTTCCGGTGCGGGGCGACGCGGGCGTGCTCGCGGACTGCCTCGCCGCGCTGGCGCAGGAGGGGCTGCCGGTCACGGTCGTCGACGACGCGTCTGAGCCGGCAGAGGCTGCTCGGATCCGGCGCCTGACTCTCCGGTACGGAGCGAGATTGGTCGTTCGCGAGACGAACGGCGGCCCTGGTGCCGCTCGCGCGACCGGGGTCGCCGCGACCGAGCGGCCCTTCGTCGCGTTCGTCGACGCCGATGTAGTCGCCGCGCCGGCATGGGTGTCGCAACTGAGGCCGCTGTTCGATGACCCTCTGGTCGGTGCGGTGGCACCGCGTGTGGGTCCGCTGATTACGGGAGCTTCGGCGATCGAAGGGTACGAGCAAAGGCACTCGAGCGTCGACATGGGCGAGGAGCCGAGCCGGGTGGTCTACGGGGTGCCAGTCAATTTCCTGCCGACAGCCTCCGTGATCGTCCGCCGCAGCGCCCTCCCCGATCCGCCGTTCGACCCCGAGTTGCGGGTGGGGGAAGACGTCGACCTGTTCTGGCGCATGAGTGACGCGGGGTGGACCGTGCGCTACGCCCCCGACGTGGTGAGCCACCACCGGGTGCGCACCTCGCTCCGCGACTTCGTCGGTCGTCGCGTGAGCTATGGCACCGGTGCAGCCTCCCTCGACGCGCGGCATCCGAACCGCCTGATTCCCGCCTGGCTCTCAGTCATCGGGCTGTCGATGATCGCAGTGCTGACGAGTCGCCACCGGTGGGTGCGGGCTCTCGTCCTGCCGATCGCCGCGCTCGAGTTCCTGCGCCAGCGTCGGGTACTGGGTTCTGAGGTGCCGGCGTCCGTCGCGGTGGAGATGACCGGCCGCTCGCTCTACAACGACGCGTACTGGCTCGGCCATCTGCTGCGACGCGAATGGTGGCCCATCGGCTGGGCAGTGCTCGCCGTCACGCCGTTCTCCCGCGTCGCGCGCGTCGTTGCGGCGTGCATGATGTGGCCGCCGATCCGCGATCACATCCTGAGCACGTCACGTGTCGACCCGGCGCGCGGCCTCGCCCTGCGGATGATGGACGACGCCTCCTACGGCACTGGCGTCATCGTCGGCGCCGCCCGTCGGCGCGAGTTCACCGTGATCGGACCCCGCGTGCACGTTCCACGCTGGACGAAGGCATAA
- a CDS encoding DUF1524 domain-containing protein encodes MAAEAGWYRASDEDERLRYWDGSAWTEHYAPAPPTPAPAPRASGAVSRIPFLTWVGAGAFALFGIITLISSGIGGLLILAGIVALFSALYTLATGRRSWLLLGTRKLGAAVLAGALVTVIAGTSVYGATTGRADADLAAATSTETASPIPTKTARPTQTPTPTPTATVELDPDEPVAGGAIAVAATAPSSSVRAVDLLATLPIKGRAAKTGYDRVGQFGQAWLDVDRNGCDTRNDILQRDLVDETLSGPCKVLTGRLADPYTATTIDFVRGNTTSTLVQIDHVVALSDAWQKGAQQLTAEQRTSLANDPLNLLAVDGPANSQKGDGDAATWLPANRAFRCAYVARQVAVKATYSLWVTAAEHDAIARVLTACPDEMAPISGFTPIPAPPAPEPAPVVAPAPAPVVEAPPAQTAPAPAPAPVADAFYANCDAVRAAGAAPIYAGQPGYSRKLDRDGDGVGCE; translated from the coding sequence ATGGCTGCCGAAGCCGGGTGGTACAGGGCGTCCGACGAGGACGAGCGGCTGCGGTACTGGGACGGGTCCGCTTGGACCGAGCACTACGCCCCCGCGCCACCCACACCCGCTCCCGCACCACGAGCGTCGGGCGCCGTCTCGCGGATCCCGTTCCTCACCTGGGTCGGCGCCGGCGCCTTCGCGCTCTTCGGCATCATCACCCTCATCTCCAGCGGGATCGGCGGACTGCTGATTCTCGCCGGCATCGTCGCGCTTTTCAGCGCCCTCTACACACTGGCGACCGGACGCCGCTCGTGGCTGCTGCTCGGCACCCGCAAGCTCGGCGCCGCCGTGCTCGCCGGCGCGCTCGTCACTGTCATCGCCGGCACCAGCGTCTACGGCGCGACCACCGGGCGGGCCGACGCCGACCTCGCGGCGGCCACCTCGACCGAGACGGCGTCGCCCATCCCGACGAAGACCGCTCGACCGACACAAACACCCACCCCGACCCCCACCGCCACCGTCGAGCTCGACCCCGACGAGCCGGTCGCCGGGGGCGCCATCGCGGTCGCCGCCACCGCGCCGAGCAGTTCCGTGCGGGCGGTCGACCTCTTGGCGACGCTGCCCATCAAGGGCCGCGCCGCGAAGACCGGCTACGACAGGGTCGGGCAGTTCGGGCAGGCGTGGCTCGATGTCGACCGCAACGGATGCGACACTCGCAACGACATTCTCCAGCGCGACCTCGTCGACGAAACACTGTCCGGCCCCTGCAAGGTGCTCACCGGACGCCTCGCCGACCCGTACACCGCGACGACGATCGACTTCGTCCGCGGCAACACCACGAGCACCCTCGTGCAGATCGACCACGTCGTCGCGCTCTCCGACGCGTGGCAGAAGGGCGCCCAGCAGCTCACCGCCGAGCAGCGCACCAGCCTCGCCAACGACCCGCTCAACCTGCTGGCGGTCGATGGCCCCGCGAACAGCCAGAAGGGCGACGGCGATGCGGCCACTTGGCTTCCCGCCAACCGCGCCTTCCGCTGCGCCTACGTCGCACGACAGGTCGCGGTGAAGGCGACCTACTCGCTGTGGGTGACGGCGGCCGAGCACGACGCGATCGCCCGTGTGCTCACCGCCTGCCCGGATGAGATGGCGCCGATCTCGGGCTTCACGCCGATCCCCGCACCGCCGGCGCCCGAGCCGGCGCCCGTCGTCGCCCCCGCGCCCGCACCGGTCGTCGAAGCGCCGCCCGCACAGACCGCACCCGCGCCCGCCCCGGCACCGGTCGCCGACGCCTTCTACGCCAACTGCGACGCCGTCCGCGCCGCTGGAGCGGCACCGATCTACGCCGGCCAGCCCGGATACTCGCGCAAGCTCGACCGGGACGGCGACGGGGTCGGCTGCGAGTAG